A single region of the Chryseobacterium culicis genome encodes:
- a CDS encoding 4'-phosphopantetheinyl transferase family protein, which produces MPLYRDFSDDNATILVWKYDESEELDINQLLEPENAEKVKDYHPKKLLEVLMVRKLLKGLKPHSKILYKEREPFLSPYDAEISITHSFPFAAIAISKNKIGIDVEKFNPKILRVIDKFTYENERGFIPEDKADTFYTIIWSVKESMYKIHHSKYWSLKKNYEVKPFELKHLHKISCRVYDDQFSDEFKARVEFFDDYCFTIVEE; this is translated from the coding sequence ATGCCCCTTTACAGAGATTTTTCAGATGATAATGCCACCATCCTTGTTTGGAAATATGATGAAAGTGAAGAACTTGATATCAACCAGCTTCTGGAACCTGAAAATGCTGAAAAAGTAAAAGATTATCACCCTAAAAAACTACTGGAAGTCCTGATGGTACGTAAGCTCCTGAAAGGATTAAAACCTCATTCTAAAATTTTATATAAAGAAAGGGAACCATTTCTTTCTCCGTATGATGCGGAAATTTCCATCACACATTCTTTTCCCTTTGCTGCTATTGCCATTTCTAAAAATAAAATAGGAATTGATGTAGAAAAATTCAATCCTAAGATTTTAAGGGTGATTGATAAATTCACCTATGAAAATGAGCGTGGATTTATTCCTGAGGATAAGGCGGATACTTTTTATACCATTATATGGAGTGTAAAAGAAAGTATGTATAAAATTCATCACTCAAAATACTGGTCTTTAAAAAAGAATTATGAAGTAAAACCTTTCGAGCTGAAGCATCTTCATAAAATAAGCTGTAGAGTATATGACGATCAGTTTTCAGATGAATTCAAAGCCAGAGTAGAGTTTTTCGACGATTATTGTTTTACGATTGTGGAGGAGTAG
- a CDS encoding pyridoxamine 5'-phosphate oxidase family protein — translation MNHTHTEKKIKPVAPKVQELINASKSIILATVDAEGNPNSSYAPFVQVDQTFYILVSFMAKHTKNLADGRKTSIMFIEDESATKQIYARERLTIEAATFQIERGSEVWNTVVAKLKENHGKVVDVISEMGDFILIALQPVKGSYVNGFGSAYFVDANLEIVEHRNDVNHQSK, via the coding sequence ATGAACCATACCCATACAGAAAAGAAAATCAAACCCGTTGCTCCAAAAGTACAGGAACTGATCAACGCTTCAAAAAGTATCATCCTTGCTACTGTAGATGCTGAAGGAAATCCCAATTCAAGCTATGCTCCTTTCGTACAAGTAGATCAAACTTTTTATATTCTGGTCTCTTTCATGGCAAAACATACTAAAAATCTTGCTGATGGAAGAAAAACATCCATTATGTTTATTGAAGATGAATCGGCTACCAAGCAAATCTATGCCCGTGAGCGCCTTACCATTGAAGCAGCAACTTTTCAGATTGAAAGAGGTTCTGAAGTATGGAACACTGTAGTGGCGAAACTTAAAGAAAATCATGGTAAAGTTGTAGATGTAATTTCTGAAATGGGAGATTTTATTTTAATTGCTCTTCAACCTGTGAAAGGATCTTATGTGAACGGATTCGGAAGTGCCTATTTCGTGGATGCCAATCTTGAAATTGTTGAGCACAGAAATGATGTGAATCATCAGTCTAAATAA